A stretch of the Nematostella vectensis chromosome 1, jaNemVect1.1, whole genome shotgun sequence genome encodes the following:
- the LOC116603761 gene encoding uncharacterized protein LOC116603761, with protein sequence MALLLPSLSKGGRQNLLTWQKRRSSIAPVGKLFRRPPQDIPEEQFDVTAVGLSERSRTALVEQSTLPELPRVEPDTPARYSVQEGKTPDLEREEICTTPVLPGLPSLPSDRRHGNLRPRQPVALDFTLKGHQAHSKQNLKSLSNTPGGTALKKICSQLEPFLDNLYAEIPDFVEEEGKRVLFIKKMRIYLEISRKLNGPDVLCVPIFHCPRCLQLWTLTGVTPVECPNKSEPTRGPEVLMRERRARFVSMSRGMNHPDMKLGVLKTRGQLLTPLEDSYSTHTRREQDEHEAFINTSYDNEHDRREDTESVARGLEATLSGHVALTGFPGGSIKIDRDALIDLDLDHLTDEQALEVLLEKGAIKNAFIEELQEKKKHEALRVAQLYMSRDEQYDEYARVMPTGPNVFSSVTKICVSESRATKSADRSLEAISSNTKTTHDQDLVNSSSSELGTSRVGGGIPHREEKKRDVESDVQLMEFAEYSPSLRSSTGSTSDEESDAYSGVSSASPKSRLSFSDLQEVLRLPVSNAFTFSFFDLPKQHRAFNSKIKQTVDRIGNKNKRKSIRKKI encoded by the exons ATGGCTTTGCTGTTGCCAAGTCTCTCTAAAGGAGGAAGGCAAAACTTGCTTACATGGCAGAAAAGACGG TCGTCCATTGCTCCTGTCGGGAAGCTGTTTCGCCGCCCTCCCCAAGATATCCCAGAGGAGCAGTTTGACGTAACTGCTGTCGGCTTGTCTGAGCGCAGTAGAACAGCGCTCGTGGAGCAATCAACTTTGCCAGAACTCCCAAGAGTAGAACCAGACACTCCCGCGAGGTACTCCGTACAGGAGGGAAAAACACCAGATTTGGAgagagaagaaatatgtacTACTCCTGTG CTGCCGGGACTCCCTAGTCTTCCAAGTGACCGTCGCCATGGCAACTTGCGTCCTCGGCAGCCTGTCGCGCTCGACTTCACCCTGAAAGGGCACCAGGCTCACAGCAAACAGAATCTGAAGAGTCTCAGCAATACTCCGGGTGGGACCGCGCTCAAG AAAATCTGCTCCCAGCTAGAGCCATTCCTGGATAACCTCTACGCTGAGATACCAGATTTCGTGGAGGAGGAAGGAAAGAGAGTGCTGTTTATCAAAAAGATGCGCATTTATCTTGAG ATCAGTAGAAAACTTAACGGACCTGACGTGTTGTGCGTGCCCATCTTCCACTGCCCCAGATGTTTGCAGCTGTGGACTCTAACTGGTGTCACACCAGTCGAGTGCCCCAACAAGTCAGAGCCCACCAGGGGTCCGGAGGTACTTATGAGGGAGCGGAGGGCGAGGTTCGTCTCCATGTCGCGCGGCATGAATCATCCCGACATGAAGCTTGG CGTTCTTAAAACTAGAGGGCAGTTGTTGACCCCCCTTGAAGACTCGTATTCTACCCATACAAGACGAGAGCAAGACGAGCACGAAGCCTTCATCAATACCTCCTACGATAACGAACACGACAGACGCGAAGACACCGAAAGTGTTGCCAGAGGCTTAGAAGCCACGCTTTCAGGTCACGTGGCCTTGACTGGATTTCCCGGTGGGAGCATCAAGATCGATAGAGACGCGCTGATTGATCTAGACCTGGACCATCTCACAGACGAGCAGGCGCTGGAGGTGCTATTAGAGAAAGGTGCCATAAAAAATGCATTCATCGAGGAGcttcaagaaaagaaaaaacacgAAGCCCTGAGAGTGGCTCAATTATACATGTCACGTGACGAGCAATACGATGAATATGCACGTGTCATGCCAACGGGCCCCAATGTGTTCTCATCCGTCACAAAAATATGTGTTAGCGAAAGTCGCGCGACGAAAAGTGCAGATAGATCCTTGGAAGCGATTAGCAGCAACACTAAGACCACGCATGATCAAGACCTGGTGAATTCGTCCAGTTCTGAGCTAGGAACATCTCGTGTTGGAGGTGGTATCCCACATCGAGAGGAAAAGAAACGTGACGTAGAAAGTGACGTACAATTGATGGAGTTTGCAGAGTATTCTCCGTCTCTGCGTAGCTCGACAGGCTCAACTAGTGATGAGGAAAGCGATGCCTACAGCGGAGTTTCCAGTGCAAGCCCCAAGTCGAGGCTATCTTTCAGTGATTTGCAGGAG GTTCTACGTTTGCCTGTCAGTAACGCTTTCACTTTCTCCTTCTTCGATCTGCCTAAGCAGCACCGCGCGTTCAACAGCAAGATCAAGCAGACAGTCGACCGCAttggtaacaaaaacaaacggAAAAGCAtcagaaagaaaatataa
- the LOC5520462 gene encoding EEF1A lysine methyltransferase 2 isoform X1 has protein sequence MADEEVETNNGTLPPSELGTKQYWDSAYETELSNFDDHGDVGEIWFGEGCLNRMIKWIKKCPRITKNSSILDVGCGNGMLLVPLAQDNYKDLLGIDYSAAAIKLAISVAEQESVNIKFMECDILELRGGPLEEKTFDMCLDKGTYDAISLNPDDSLACRQKYIKSVSELLRPHALLVITSCNWTKSELIKQFQNEFHFLEEIPAPTFSFGGGQGHTATSVVFEKQRRD, from the exons atggcggacgaAGAAGTAGAAACGAATAACGGAACATTGCCTCCTTCAGAGCTCGGAACCAAGCAATA TTGGGATTCTGCCTACGAGACAGAACTCTCCAATTTTGATGATCACGGTGACGTGGGAGAAATCTG GTTTGGTGAAGGTTGTTTGAACCGAATGATCAAGTGGATAAAGAAATGCCCGAGAATAACCAAGAACTCATCTATACTTGATGTTGGATGTGGGAATGGTATGCTTTTAGTTCCCCTG GCACAAGATAACTACAAGGACTTACTTGGCATAGATTACTCTGCTGCTGCTATAAAGCTTGCTATTTCAGTTGCTGAGCAAGAAAGTGTGAACATAAAATTTATG GAATGTGACATTCTGGAGTTGAGAGGTGGTCCTCTGGAGGAAAAAACATTTGATATGTGTTTGGATAAAGGGACATATGATGCTATTAGTTTGAATCCTGATGACTCACTAGCCTGCCGTCAGAAGTACATCAAGTCTGTGTCAGAGTTATTGAGACCCCATGCTTTACTAGTTATCACGTCTTGCAACTGGACAAAATCTGAGCTTATAAAACAATTCCAAAATG AGTTTCATTTCTTGGAGGAGATACCTGCGCCCACGTTTTCTTTTGGCGGCGGTCAAGGGCATACAGCAACTTCTGTGGTATTTGAAAAACAAAGACGAGACTAG
- the LOC5520462 gene encoding EEF1A lysine methyltransferase 2 isoform X2, which produces MADEEVETNNGTLPPSELGTKQYWDSAYETELSNFDDHGDVGEIWFGEGCLNRMIKWIKKCPRITKNSSILDVGCGNGMLLVPLECDILELRGGPLEEKTFDMCLDKGTYDAISLNPDDSLACRQKYIKSVSELLRPHALLVITSCNWTKSELIKQFQNEFHFLEEIPAPTFSFGGGQGHTATSVVFEKQRRD; this is translated from the exons atggcggacgaAGAAGTAGAAACGAATAACGGAACATTGCCTCCTTCAGAGCTCGGAACCAAGCAATA TTGGGATTCTGCCTACGAGACAGAACTCTCCAATTTTGATGATCACGGTGACGTGGGAGAAATCTG GTTTGGTGAAGGTTGTTTGAACCGAATGATCAAGTGGATAAAGAAATGCCCGAGAATAACCAAGAACTCATCTATACTTGATGTTGGATGTGGGAATGGTATGCTTTTAGTTCCCCTG GAATGTGACATTCTGGAGTTGAGAGGTGGTCCTCTGGAGGAAAAAACATTTGATATGTGTTTGGATAAAGGGACATATGATGCTATTAGTTTGAATCCTGATGACTCACTAGCCTGCCGTCAGAAGTACATCAAGTCTGTGTCAGAGTTATTGAGACCCCATGCTTTACTAGTTATCACGTCTTGCAACTGGACAAAATCTGAGCTTATAAAACAATTCCAAAATG AGTTTCATTTCTTGGAGGAGATACCTGCGCCCACGTTTTCTTTTGGCGGCGGTCAAGGGCATACAGCAACTTCTGTGGTATTTGAAAAACAAAGACGAGACTAG
- the LOC5520386 gene encoding QRFP-like peptide receptor, with product MKALGDIYLYPLVGLWGVLFLVSIIGNTLVCLRFARRNQLLGMKPFYFCSLAIADLIFTIATLFYVLNTILPNRLFEHFSCKMFYYIINTSHGASVLNLLLLTYSRYMAVTRPLKAYTQSQGVAKRVGGVWVLALLPYAPLWHIYSVKSDVRLHNGHCEQKMFNNDFISVYYALVIVLMYCAPLACMCTAYVRISTHLRDRNIPNMVNNYRKRAFKLLVTLALLLFILWTPFNVMLFLIFVLKIDFKYRELLWGVSSLLILLNSSLNPWLYIKASRTSSRIQLRLKKKQRHRMTVRHHRRKYVVNSYNR from the coding sequence ATGAAGGCCCTCGgggatatttatttatatccTCTGGTGGGATTATGGGGTGTGCTGTTTTTGGTTTCGATCATAGGGAACACGTTAGTGTGCTTACGATTTGCCCGTAGAAACCAACTCCTGGGGATGAAACCATTCTATTTCTGCAGTTTAGCGATAGCCGATCTAATCTTTACAATTGCAACGCTGTTCTACGTTTTGAATACAATTCTACCGAACAGGCTATTCGAACATTTTAGCTGCAagatgttttattacattataaATACTAGCCATGGAGCCTCAGTGTTGAACTTGTTGTTGTTAACGTACTCCCGTTACATGGCGGTCACCAGACCGTTAAAGGCATACACACAGTCCCAAGGCGTGGCCAAGCGTGTGGGTGGGGTGTGGGTATTAGCCCTCTTACCGTACGCCCCTCTGTGGCATATCTATTCCGTGAAAAGCGATGTGCGTCTACACAATGGTCACTGTGAACAGAAGATGTTCAACAACGACTTTATATCGGTGTACTACGCGCTTGTGATAGTACTGATGTACTGCGCCCCCCTTGCGTGTATGTGCACTGCCTACGTGCGTATCTCCACGCATCTACGCGATCGAAACATACCAAACATGGTGAACAATTATAGAAAGAGAGCCTTTAAGTTGCTTGTAACATTAGctcttcttttatttattctcTGGACACCGTTTAATGTCATGCTTTTCCTAATTTTTGTACTGAAAATAGACTTTAAGTATCGCGAGCTGCTTTGGGGCGTATCAAGTTTATTAATTCTATTGAATTCCAGCTTGAATCCTTGGCTCTACATAAAAGCTTCTCGAACAAGTAGTCGGATTCAACTGCGTCTCAAGAAAAAGCAGAGACACCGAATGACAGTTCGACATCACCGCAGAAAATACGTAGTCAACTCTTACAACAGATAA